From Anopheles arabiensis isolate DONGOLA chromosome 3, AaraD3, whole genome shotgun sequence, a single genomic window includes:
- the LOC120901184 gene encoding uncharacterized protein LOC120901184 produces the protein MACYEWAEDCDMHQSRSTESIPIQPSVANISDSCIDDGIQFKFIPPRSPNFGGLWEAAVKSFKTHFKPTVGNAILTSDELNTLLIQIEGCLNSRPLTPLSNDPSDLEVLTPGHFLIHRPIVSLAEPSLEKLPFNRLDRWQKVQEFVRRLWKHWSIDYLSGLQQRTKWTKQKDNVKLNTMVLLKEDGLPPSKWCLGRVTQIIKGADDNIRVVIVKNKRWRLQACHL, from the exons ATGGCCTGCTACGAGTGGGCGGAAGATTGCGACATGCACCAATCCCGTTCGACCGAAAGCATCC CAATTCAACCATCAGTGGCAAACATCAGTGATTCCTGCATCGACGATGGCATCCAGTTCAAGTTCATCCCACCTCGCTCACCCAACTTTGGAGGTCTTTGGGAGGCGGCAGTGAAGTCTTTCAAAACACACTTCAAGCCAACCGTTGGGAACGCCATCCTCACGAGCGACGAACTCAACACGCTACTGATCCAGATTGAAGGATGCCTCAACTCTAGACCACTTACACCACTCTCCAATGACCCATCTGATCTGGAAGTGCTGACCCCAGGTCACTTCCTCATTCATCGCCCCATCGTATCCCTGGCCGAACCATCGCTGGAAAAGCTGCCGTTCAACCGTCTCGATCGCTGGCAAAAGGTGCAGGAGTTTGTCCGTCGGCTATGGAAACATTGGTCAATAGACTACTTGTCCGGACTACAGCAGAGAACTAAGTGGACCAAGCAGAAGGACAACGTGAAGCTGAATACCATGGTGCTGCTGAAGGAGGACGGTCTACCTCCATCGAAATGGTGTCTTGGCCGCGTCACGCAGATCATCAAGGGAGCTGACGACAACATCCGAGTGGTCATCGTCAAAAACAAAAGATGGAGACTTCAAGCGTGCCATCTCTAA
- the LOC120901185 gene encoding uncharacterized protein LOC120901185 yields the protein MSKFALVADIEKMYRQINIASIDRPLQRILWRNSPTEPKRTFQLNTVTYGTSCAPYLATKTLQVLSQVGASTHPEAATILGRDFYMDDMLTGVNSIPEGQRVCQQLIDLLASGGFCLRKWATNNRQIFEHLPQHLQDERTILNLDAKSPIIKTLGLKWNVSTDAFVFNIPRWNADNIITKRNALSDVAKLFDPIGLVGPVVIQAKLFLQELWKCQIAWDEPLTSALQHRWLLFREKLAMLQTIHIPRWLLTDQRATKLQMHCFCDASEKAYGAAIYLRSINTDGSVTTNLITAKSKVAPLADSRKQKRVCLPRLELSAALLLAHSYEKVSDALKLQVETIFWSDSTIVLHWLSATPSRWKTFIANRVSEIQHITHGKEWRHVPGTDNSADIISRGMDADQLDGQPLINLDRKNLPRTNWRSDQSAWQPNPWLRTNFLASDQRSPDCNVWLRG from the coding sequence ATGTCGAAATTTGCCCTGGTAGCAGACATCGAGAAGATGTACCGGCAAATCAACATAGCTTCCATCGATCGTCCGCTGCAACGAATCCTGTGGCGAAATTCTCCAACCGAGCCGAAACGAACGTTCCAGCTCAACACCGTCACCTACGGCACATCATGTGCACCGTATTTGGCCACCAAAACCCTGCAAGTGCTATCTCAGGTCGGAGCTAGCACCCATCCCGAAGCGGCAACCATCCTCGGACGAGACTTCTACATGGACGACATGCTGACTGGCGTAAACAGCATTCCCGAGGGTCAACGAGTATGTCAGCAACTCATCGATCTCCTGGCGTCTGGTGGATTCTGCTTGCGAAAATGGGCCACCAACAACAGGCAGATCTTCGAACATCTGCCCCAGCATCTGCAAGATGAAAGGACGATTCTCAACTTGGATGCGAAGTCACCGATCATCAAGACACTCGGACTGAAGTGGAACGTTTCCACCGACGCTTTTGTGTTCAACATCCCGCGTTGGAACGCAGACAACATCATAACCAAACGAAACGCGCTTTCGGATGTCGCGAAACTGTTCGACCCAATCGGACTGGTTGGACCAGTTGTCATCCAAGCCAAGCTGTTCCTTCAAGAGCTGTGGAAATGTCAGATCGCCTGGGACGAGCCGTTAACATCAGCACTACAACACCGATGGCTCCTTTTTCGCGAGAAGTTGGCCATGCTGCAAACGATCCACATTCCACGCTGGCTCTTAACCGACCAACGAGCAACGAAGCTACAAATGCATTGCTTTTGTGATGCATCCGAGAAGGCGTACGGAGCGGCGATTTACTTGCGTTCGATCAACACCGATGGAAGTGTGACAACCAACCTCATCACTGCAAAATCCAAGGTGGCACCACTAGCAGATTCCCGTAAGCAAAAGCGTGTTTGCTTACCCCGTCTGGAGCTTTCTGCAGCACTGCTACTGGCACACTCGTACGAGAAGGTGTCAGACGCCTTGAAGCTACAGGTCGAGACCATCTTTTGGTCTGACTCAACCATCGTCCTGCATTGGTTGTCTGCAACTCCGTCACGCTGGAAAACCTTCATCGCTAACCGGGTGTCCGAGATCCAACACATCACTCACGGCAAGGAGTGGAGACACGTACCCGGAACGGACAATTCTGCGGACATCATCTCCCGAGGAATGGATGCGGACCAGCTGGATGGCCAACCACTCATCAACCTAGACCGGAAGAATTTACCACGGACGAATTGGAGGAGCGACCAATCTGCATGGCAACCCAATCCGTGGCTCCGAACGAACTTTTTGGCCTCTGATCAACGTTCACCGGACTGCAACGTCTGGTTGCGTGGCTAA